Proteins encoded within one genomic window of Mauremys mutica isolate MM-2020 ecotype Southern chromosome 11, ASM2049712v1, whole genome shotgun sequence:
- the LARP6 gene encoding la-related protein 6 isoform X2 — protein MMESDKIDCQTKLSTGVEGGGENDGDDFDQDWKPPDNELIQKLVTQVEYYFSDENLEKDAFLLKHVRRNKMGYVSVKLLTSFKKVKHLTRDWRITAYALKYSDILELNEDSRKVRRNTPVPVFASETLPSKMLLVYDIHLISELQVLSQDQENGCTQEKMMEHLLKTFVTFGVISSVRILKPGKDLPPDVKRFSNRYTQVGTKECAIVEFEEVDAAIKAHEIMCIEKNNEIGMKVILIGMKPPKKKVVKDKNHDEDPSKSLNKIRSLNKRVEELQYVGDESSANSSSDPESNPTSPLSGRKTNTSNKLSPTTYQNNHLSPNVSPRSSPWNSPSSLRKVSKKSPLAEDGKLNPSTSPEISRKCADYSSDSSITPSSSPWVQRRRQAQTVTQEKSPVSSPMLARKIQNADGLPVGVLRLPKGPDGTKGFHNGCERNKPMKNE, from the exons ATGATGGAATCTGATAAGATCGATTGCCAAACAAAGCTCAGCACTGGAGTTGAAGG TGGCGGGGAGAATGATGGTGATGATTTCGACCAGGACTGGAAACCCCCAGATAATGAGCTGATCCAAAAGCTTGTAACACAGGTTGAATACTATTTCTCAGATGAGAACCTTGAGAAAGATGCCTTCCTCTTAAAGCATGTGAGAAGAAATAAGATGGGTTATGTCAGTGTTAAACTACTCACGTCTTTCAAAAAG GTAAAACATCTTACCAGAGACTGGAGAATCACAGCCTATGCCTTGAAGTATTCAGACATTCTTGAACTGAATGAAGATAGCAGAAAGGTTAGAAGAAATACCCCAGTTCCAGTGTTTGCTAGTGAGACACTGCCTAGCAAGATGCTGCTTGTGTATGATATCCACTTGATATCTGAGCTACAGGTTCTGAGCCAGGATCAAGAAAATGGATGCACGCAAGAAAAGATGATGGAGCATCTTCTCAAGACCTTTGTTACTTTTGGTGTAATCTCATCAGTTCGCATTCTCAAACCTGGTAAGGATCTTCCACCTGATGTCAAGAGATTCAGTAATCGATACACCCAAGTTGGAACAAAGGAATGTGCCATAGTAGAGTTTGAAGAAGTAGATGCAGCAATTAAAGCTCATGAAATCATGTGTATTGAAAAGAATAATGAAATTGGCATGAAAGTTATCCTGATAGGTATGAAGCCTCCAAAGAAAAAAGTTGTGAAAGACAAGAACCATGATGAAGATCCCAGCAAGTCTCTCAACAAAATTAGATCCCTAAATAAAAGAGTTGAGGAACTTCAGTATGTTGGGGATGAATCATCAGCAAACAGCTCTTCTGATCCAGAGAGCAATCCTACATCTCCACTATCTGGACGCAAGACGAATACTTCTAACAAGTTGAGCCCTACCACTTACCAGAACAACCACCTGAGCCCTAATGTTTCACCTAGGTCAAGCCCCTGGAATAGCCCATCTTCTCTGCGCAAAGTGTCCAAGAAGTCTCCACTTGCTGAAGATGGAAAACTTAACCCTAGCACTAGCCCTGAAATCTCAAGGAAATGTGCAGATTACTCTTCAGATAGCAGTATTACACCTTCTAGTAGCCCATGGGTTCAGAGAAGAAGACAAGCTCAAACTGTAACACAAGAAAAAAGTCCAGTAAGTAGCCCAATGCTTGCCCGGAAAATACAAAATGCAGATGGGTTACCTGTAGGAGTGTTGCGGTTACCCAAAGgtcctgatggtactaagggatTCCATAATGGATGTGAAAGGAATAAACCTATGAAGAATGAATaa